The following proteins come from a genomic window of Thermococcus sp. JdF3:
- a CDS encoding V-type ATP synthase subunit E, with protein sequence RAEWILRKAQTQAEIEKQRIIANAKLEIRKKRLEVQEALIQEVITALRERLAELPEEEYFPMLVDLTGKAVEELGSGSVVVKSNERTLKLLEGRLDEFKKALTEKLGRDVEVTLGEPITTIGGILVETPDRT encoded by the coding sequence CCAGAGCTGAGTGGATACTCAGGAAGGCCCAGACCCAGGCTGAAATAGAAAAGCAGCGCATAATAGCCAACGCCAAGCTTGAGATAAGAAAGAAGAGGCTCGAAGTTCAGGAGGCCCTCATCCAGGAGGTCATAACGGCCCTCCGCGAAAGGCTCGCCGAACTTCCTGAGGAAGAGTACTTCCCGATGCTCGTTGATTTAACTGGCAAGGCTGTCGAAGAGCTTGGAAGCGGCAGCGTCGTCGTGAAATCCAACGAAAGGACATTGAAGCTCCTGGAGGGCAGGCTCGACGAGTTCAAGAAGGCTCTCACTGAAAAGCTCGGGAGGGACGTTGAAGTCACCCTCGGTGAACCGATCACCACAATCGGCGGCATCCTCGTCGAGACCCCCGACAGAACT